A single region of the Marmota flaviventris isolate mMarFla1 chromosome 10, mMarFla1.hap1, whole genome shotgun sequence genome encodes:
- the Celsr2 gene encoding cadherin EGF LAG seven-pass G-type receptor 2 isoform X4 produces the protein MRTRAASAPLPTPPLPLPLPLPPLLLLLLLLPLPPLLGDQVGPCRSLGSGGRGSSGACAPVGWLCPASASNLWLYTSRCRDAGIELTGHLVPHHDGLRVWCPESGAHIPLPPAPEGCPWSCRLLGIGGHLSPQGKLTLPQEHPCLKAPQLKCQSCKLAQVPGLRAGEGSPEESMGGRRKRNVNTAPQFQPPSYQATVPENQPAGTSVASLRAIDPDEGEAGRLEYTMDALFDSRSNHFFSLDPITGAVTTAEELDRETKSTHVFRVTAQDHGMPRRSALATLTILVTDTNDHDPVFEQQEYKESLRENLEVGYEVLTVRATDGDAPPNANILYRLLEGPGGSPSEVFEIDPRSGVIRTRGPVDREEVESYKLTVEATDQGRDPGPRSATATVFLSVEDDNDNAPQFSEKRYVVQVREDVTPGAPVLRVTASDRDKGSNALVHYSIMSGNARGQFYLDAQTGALDVVSPLDYETTKEYTLRVRAQDGGRPPLSNVSGLVTVQVLDINDNAPIFVSTPFQATVLESVPLGYLVLHVQAIDADAGDNARLEYRLAGVGHDFPFTINNGTGWISVAAELDREEVDFYSFGVEARDHGIPALTASASVSVTILDVNDNNPTFTQPEYTVRLNEDAAVGTSVVTVSAVDRDAHSVITYQITSGNTRNRFSITSQSGGGLVSLALPLDYKLERQYVLAVTASDGTRQDTAQIVVNVTDANTHRPVFQSSHYTVNVNEDRPAGTTVVLISATDEDTGENARITYFMEDSIPQFRIDADTGAVTTQAELDYEDQVSYTLAITARDNGIPQKSDTTYLEILVNDVNDNAPQFLRDSYQGSVYEDVPPFTSVLQISATDRDSGLNGRVFYTFQGGDDGDGDFIVESTSGIVRTLRRLDRENVAQYILRAYAVDKGMPPARTPMEVTVTVLDVNDNPPVFEQDEFDVFVEENSPIGLAVARVTATDPDEGTNAQIMYQIVEGNIPEVFQLDIFSGELTALVDLDYEDRPEYVLVIQATSAPLVSRATVHVRLLDRNDNPPVLGNFEILFNNYVTNRSSSFPGGAIGRVPAHDPDISDSLTYSFERGNELSLVLLNASTGELRLSRALDNNRPLEAIMSVLVSDGVHSVTAQCALRVTIITDEMLTHSITLRLEDMSPERFLSPLLGLFIQAVAATLATPPDHVVVFNVQRDTDAPGGHILNVSLSVGQPPGPGGGPPFLPSEDLQERLYLNRSLLTAISAQRVLPFDDNICLREPCENYMRCVSVLRFDSSAPFIASSSVLFRPIHPVGGLRCRCPPGFTGDYCETEVDLCYSRPCGPHGRCRSREGGYTCLCREGYTGEHCEVSARSGRCTPGVCKNGGTCVNLLVGGFKCDCPSGDFEKPYCRVTTRSFPARSFITFRGLRQRFHFTLALSFATKERNGLLLYNGRFNEKHDFVALEVIQEQVQLTFSAGESTTTVSPFVPGGVSDGQWHTVQLKYYNKPLLGQTGLPQGPSEQKVAVVSVDGCDTGVALRFGAILGNYSCAAQGTQGGSKKSLDLTGPLLLGGVPDLPESFPVRMRHFVGCMKNLQVDSRHVDMADFIANNGTVPGCPTKKNVCDSNTCHNGGTCVNQWDAFSCECPLGFGGKSCAQEMANPQHFLGNSLVAWHGLSLPISQPWHLSLMFRTRQANGVLLQAVTRGRSTITLQLREGHVVLSVEGTGLQASSLRLEPGRANDGDWHHTQLSLGASGGPGHAILSFDYGQQRAEGNLGPRLHGLHLSNITVGGVPGPASGVARGFRGCLQGVRVSETPEGVSSLDPSRGESINVEPGCSLPDPCDSNPCPANSYCSNDWDSYSCSCDPGYYGDNCTNVCDLNPCEHQSVCTRKPSAPHGYTCECPPNYLGPYCETRIDQPCPRGWWGHPTCGPCNCDVSKGFDPDCNKTSGECHCKENHYRPPGSPTCLLCDCYPTGSLSRVCDPEEGQCPCKPGVIGRQCDRCDNPFAEVTTNGCEVNYDSCPRAIEAGIWWPRTRFGLPAAAPCPKGSFGTAVRHCDEHRGWLPPNLFNCTSVTFSELKGLAERLQRNESGLDSGRSQRLALLLRNATQHTAGYFGSDVKVAYQLATRLLAHESAQRGFGLSATQDVHFTENLLRVGSALLDAANKRHWELIQQTEGGTAWLLQHYEAYASALAQNMRHTYLSPFTIVTPNIVISVVRLDKGNFAGAKLPRYEALRGERPPDLETTVILPESVFREMTPVVRPAGPGEAQEPEELARRQRRHPELSQGEAVASVIIYRTLAGLLPHNYDPDKRSLRVPKRPVINTPVVSISVHDDEELLPRALDKPVTVQFRLLETEERTKPICVFWNHSILVSGTGGWSARGCEVVFRNESHVSCQCNHMTSFAVLMDVSRRENGEILPLKTLTYVALGVTLAALLLTFLFLTLLRALRSNQHGIRRNLTAALGLAQLVFLLGINQADLPFACTVIAILLHFLYLCTFSWALLEALHLYRALTEVRDVNAGPMRFYYMLGWGVPAFITGLAVGLDPEGYGNPDFCWLSIYDTLIWSFAGPVAFAVSMSVFLYILAARASCAAQRQGFEKKGPVSGLQPSFAVLLLLSASWLLALLSVNSDTLLFHYLFAACNCVQGPFIFLSYVVLSKEVRKALKFACSRKPSPDPALTTKSTLTSSYNCPSPYADGRLYQPYGDSAGSLHSASRSGKSQPSYIPFLLREESTLNPGQVPPGMGDPGGLFLEGQDQQHDGGPGPGKAPWPGDFGTTAKESSGSGAPEERPRENGDALSRDVSLGSLPGSSAQPHKGILKKKCLPTISEKSSLLRLPLEHGTGSSRGSSASEGSRGGLPPRPPPRQSLQEQLNGVMPIAMSIKAGTVDEDSSGSDSDETSI, from the exons ATGCGGACCAGGGCTGCCAGCGCCCCCCTCCCAAcgccgccgctgccgctgccgctgccgctgccgccgctgctgctgctgctgttgctgctgccgCTGCCACCACTACTGGGAGACCAAGTGGGGCCCTGTCGTTCTCTCGGGTCTGGGGGACGAGGCTCCTCGGGGGCCTGCGCCCCCGTGGGCTGGCTCTGTCCAGCTTCAGCCTCGAACCTCTGGCTCTACACCAGCCGCTGCAGAGATGCGGGCATTGAGCTGACTGGCCACCTGGTGCCCCACCACGATGGCCTGAGGGTCTGGTGTCCAGAATCCGGGGCCCATATCCCCCTTCCACCAGCCCCTGAAGGCTGCCCCTGGAGCTGTCGCCTCCTGGGCATTGGAGGCCACCTTTCTCCACAGGGCAAGTTGACCCTGCCTCAGGAGCACCCTTGCTTAAAGGCTCCACAGTTGAAATGTCAGTCCTGCAAGCTGGCACAGGTCCCAGGGCTCAGGGCAGGGGAAGGGTCACCAGAGGAGTCCATGGGTGGACGTCGAAAAAGGAATGTAAATACAGCACCTCAGTTCCAACCCCCCAGCTATCAGGCCACAGTGCCTGAGAACCAGCCAGCGGGAACCTCTGTTGCATCACTCCGTGCCATCGATCCAGATGAGGGAGAGGCAGGTCGGCTTGAGTACACCATGGATGCCCTCTTTGATAGCCGCTCCAACCATTTCTTCTCCTTGGACCCAATCACTGGTGCTGTCACCACAGCAGAGGAACTGGATCGAGAGACCAAGAGTACCCATGTCTTCAGGGTCACTGCACAGGATCATGGTATGCCTCGAAGGAGTGCCCTGGCTACACTCACCATTTTGGTGACTGACACCAATGACCATGACCCTGTTTTTGAGCAGCAGGAGTACAAGGAGAGCCTCAGGGAGAACCTGGAGGTTGGCTATGAGGTGCTCACTGTCAGGGCCACGGATGGTGATGCTCCCCCCAATGCCAATATTCTGTACCGCCTGCTGGAGGGGCCTGGGGGCAGCCCTTCGGAAGTCTTTGAAATTGACCCTCGATCTGGTGTGATCCGCACCCGTGGCCCAGTGGATCGGGAAGAGGTGGAGTCCTACAAGCTGACAGTGGAAGCAACTGACCAGGGTCGGGACCCAGGTCCACGGAGTGCCACAGCCACTGTTTTTCTGTCTGTGGAAGATGACAATGACAATGCCCCTCAGTTCAGTGAGAAGCGATACGTGGTCCAGGTGCGAGAGGATGTGACCCCAGGGGCACCGGTACTCCGTGTCACAGCCTCAGATCGGGACAAGGGCAGCAATGCCCTGGTGCACTATAGCATCATGAGTGGCAATGCTCGGGGACAGTTTTATCTGGATGCCCAGACTGGGGCCCTGGATGTGGTGAGCCCTCTTGACTATGAGACAACCAAAGAGTATACTCTACGGGTGCGGGCACAGGATGGGGGTCGGCCCCCACTGTCTAATGTCTCTGGCCTGGTAACAGTGCAAGTCCTGGATATTAATGATAATGCCCCTATCTTTGTCAGCACCCCTTTCCAAGCTACTGTCCTGGAGAGTGTCCCCTTAGGCTACTTGGTTCTCCATGTCCAGGCAATTGATGCTGATGCTGGTGACAATGCCCGCCTGGAGTACCGCCTTGCTGGAGTTGGGCATGACTTCCCTTTCACCATCAACAATGGCACAGGCTGGATCTCTGTGGCTGCTGAGCTGGACCGGGAGGAAGTTGATTTCTATAGCTTTGGGGTAGAAGCCCGAGACCATGGCATCCCAGCACTCACTGCCTCAGCCAGTGTCAGTGTAACCATCCTGGACGTCAATGATAACAACCCAACCTTTACCCAGCCAGAGTACACAGTACGGCTCAATGAGGATGCAGCTGTGGGCACCAGTGTAGTGACTGTGTCAGCTGTGGACCGCGATGCTCATAGTGTCATCACATACCAGATCACCAGCGGTAACACCCGCAACCGCTTCTCCATCACCAGTCAGAGTGGCGGTGGGCTGGTGTCCCTTGCCTTGCCACTGGACTACAAACTTGAGAGGCAGTATGTGTTGGCTGTTACTGCCTCTGATGGCACAAGGCAGGATACAGCACAGATTGTGGTGAATGTCACTGATGCCAACACCCATCGTCCGGTCTTTCAGAGCTCCCACTATACAGTGAATGTTAATGAGGACCGGCCAGCAGGCACCACGGTGGTGCTGATCAGTGCTACAGACGAGGACACAGGTGAGAATGCCCGTATTACCTACTTTATGGAGGACAGCATCCCCCAGTTCCGTATTGATGCAGACACAGGGGCTGTCACCACCCAGGCTGAACTAGACTATGAAGACCAGGTGTCTTATACCTTGGCCATCACTGCTCGGGACAATGGCATTCCCCAGAAGTCTGACACCACCTACCTGGAGATTCTGGTGAATGACGTGAATGACAATGCTCCTCAATTCCTACGGGATTCCTATCAGGGCAGTGTCTATGAGGATGTGCCCCCTTTCACCAGTGTCCTGCAGATCTCAGCCACTGATCGTGACTCTGGTCTTAATGGCCGGGTATTCTATACCTTCCAAGGAGGTGATGATGGAGATGGTGACTTTATTGTAGAGTCCACTTCAGGCATAGTGAGAACACTGCGCAGGCTAGATCGTGAGAATGTGGCCCAGTACATCTTGCGAGCATATGCAGTGGACAAGGGGATGCCCCCAGCCCGCACACCCATGGAAGTGACAGTCACTGTGTTAGATGTGAACGACAATCCACCTGTCTTTGAGCAGGATGAGTTTGATGTGTTTGTGGAAGAGAACAGCCCCATTGGGCTGGCCGTGGCCCGTGTCACGGCCACTGACCCTGATGAAGGCACCAATGCACAGATCATGTACCAGATTGTGGAGGGTAACATCCCTGAGGTCTTCCAGTTGGATATTTTTTCTGGGGAGCTGACTGCCCTGGTGGACTTAGACTACGAGGACCGGCCTGAATACGTCCTGGTCATCCAGGCCACATCAGCTCCACTGGTGAGCAGGGCTACTGTCCATGTCCGCCTTCTTGACCGCAATGATAACCCACCAGTGCTGGGCAACTTTGAAATCCTTTTCAACAACTATGTCACCAACCGCTCGAGCAGCTTCCCTGGGGGTGCCATTGGCCGTGTGCCTGCTCATGACCCTGACATCTCGGACAGCCTGACTTACAGCTTTGAGCGGGGAAATGAACTCAGCTTGGTCCTACTCAACGCTTCCACGGGAGAGCTGAGGCTGAGCCGGGCACTGGATAACAACCGGCCTCTGGAGGCCATCATGAGCGTGTTGGTGTCAG ATGGCGTTCACAGCGTGACAGCCCAGTGTGCACTGCGCGTCACCATTATCACAGATGAGATGCTCACACACAGTATCACGTTGCGCCTGGAAGACATGTCGCCTGAGCGCTTCCTGTCACCACTGCTGGGCCTCTTCATTCAAGCTGTGGCCGCCACGTTGGCCACGCCCCCGGACCACGTGGTGGTCTTCAACGTGCAGCGGGACACCGATGCCCCCGGTGGCCACATCCTCAACGTGAGCCTGTCAGTGGGCCAGCCACCGGGACCCGGGGGTGGGCCGCCCTTTCTGCCCTCGGAAGACCTGCAGGAGCGCCTGTACCTCAATCGCAGCCTGCTGACGGCCATCTCGGCGCAGCGCGTGCTGCCCTTCGACGACAACATCTGCCTGCGCGAGCCCTGTGAGAACTACATGCGCTGCGTGTCGGTTCTGCGCTTCGACTCCTCGGCGCCCTTCATCGCCTCCTCCTCCGTGCTCTTTCGGCCCATCCACCCGGTCGGGGGGCTGCGCTGCCGTTGCCCACCAGGCTTCACCGGAGACTACTGTGAGACGGAGGTGGACCTCTGCTACTCGCGCCCTTGTGGTCCCCATGGGCGCTGCCGCAGCCGTGAAGGAGGCTACACCTGCCTCTGCCGCGAGGGCTACACGG GTGAGCACTGTGAGGTGAGTGCCCGCTCAGGCCGTTGCACCCCAGGTGTCTGCAAGAATGGGGGTACCTGTGTCAACCTGCTAGTGGGCGGTTTCAAGTGTGACTGCCCATCTGGGGACTTCGAGAAGCCCTACTGCCGGGTGACCACGCGCAGCTTCCCTGCCCGCTCCTTTATCACCTTCCGTGGCCTGCGCCAGCGCTTCCACTTCACCCTGGCCCTCTC GTTTGCCACTAAGGAGCGCAACGGGCTGCTGTTGTACAATGGGCGCTTCAATGAGAAGCATGACTTTGTGGCCCTCGAGGTGATCCAGGAGCAGGTTCAACTCACCTTCTCTGCAG GAGAGTCGACCACCACCGTGTCACCATTTGTACCTGGAGGGGTCAGTGATGGCCAGTGGCACACGGTGCAGCTGAAGTACTATAATAAG CCACTGTTGGGTCAGACAGGGCTCCCGCAGGGCCCATCTGAACAGAAGGTGGCTGTGGTGTCTGTGGATGGCTGTGATACAGGAGTGGCTCTGCGCTTCGGAGCTATACTGGGCAACTACTCCTGTGCCGCTCAGGGCACCCAGGGTGGCAGCAAGAA GTCTCTGGATCTGACAGGGCCCCTGCTGCTGGGTGGGGTGCCCGACCTGCCTGAGAGCTTCCCTGTCCGAATGCGGCACTTTGTGGGCTGCATGAAGAACTTGCAAGTGGACAGCCGGCATGTAGACATGGCCGACTTCATTGCCAACAATGGCACTGTGCCTG GATGCCCCACCAAGAAGAATGTGTGTGACAGCAACACTTGCCACAATGGGGGCACCTGCGTGAACCAGTGGGATGCATTCAGCTGCGAGTGTCCCCTGGGCTTCGGGGGCAAGAGCTGTGCCCAGG aaatggccaatccccagcacttcctgGGCAACAGCCTTGTGGCCTGGCACGGCCTCTCACTGCCCATCTCTCAGCCTTGGCACCTCAGTCTCATGTTCCGCACACGCCAGGCCAATGGCGTCCTGCTACAGGCTGTCACCAGGGGACGCAGCACCATTACCCTACAG CTTCGGGAGGGCCACGTGGTGTTGAGTGTGGAGGgcacagggctccaggcctcGTCCCTCCGTCTGGAGCCAGGCCGGGCCAATGATGGTGACTGGCACCACACACAGCTGTCACTGGGAGCCAGTGGGGGCCCTGGCCATGCCATCCTGTCCTTCGACTACGGGcagcagagggcagagggaaaCCTGGGCCCCCGCCTGCATGGGCTGCACCTGAGCAACATTACAGTCGGGGGAGTCCCTGGGCCTGCCAGTGGTGTGGCCCGAGGCTTCCGGGGCTGTTTGCAG GGTGTGCGGGTAAGTGAGACGCCCGAGGGTGTCAGCAGTCTTGATCCCAGCCGTGGGGAGAGCATCAACGTGGAACCAGGATGTAGCTTGCCAGACCCCTGTGACTCCAACCCGTGTCCTGCTAACAGCTACTGCAGCAATGACTGGGATAGCTATTCCTGCAGCTGTGATCCAG GTTACTATGGTGACAACTGTACTAATGTGTGTGACCTGAACCCTTGTGAGCACCAGTCTGTGTGTACCCGCAAACCTAGTGCTCCCCACGGCTACACCTGTGAATGTCCCCCAAATTACCTTGGGCCATACTGTGAGACCAG GATCGATCAGCCTTGCCCCCGTGGCTGGTGGGGACACCCCACATGTGGCCCATGCAACTGTGACGTCAGCAAAGGCTTTGACCCAGACTGCAACAAGACAAGCGGCGAGTGCCACTGCAAG GAGAATCACTACCGGCCTCCTGGCAGCCCCACCTGCCTCCTGTGTGACTGCTACCCAACGGGCTCTTTGTCTCGAGTCTGTGACCCTGAGGAGGGCCAGTGTCCATGCAAACCTGGTGTCATCGGGCGCCAGTGTGATCGCTGTGACAACCCTTTTGCTGAAGTCACTACAAATGGCTGTGAAG TGAATTATGACAGCTGCCCACGGGCTATCGAGGCTGGGATCTGGTGGCCCCGCACCCGTTTTGGGCTGCCTGCTGCTGCCCCATGCCCTAAAGGCTCCTTTG GGACCGCTGTGCGCCACTGTGATGAACACAGGGGCTGGCTGCCCCCAAACCTCTTCAACTGCACGTCAGTCACCTTCTCAGAGTTGAAGGGTCTC GCTGAGCGGCTGCAGCGGAACGAATCAGGCCTGGACTCAGGACGCTCCCAGCGGCTGGCCCTGCTCCTGCGCAATGCTACACAGCACACGGCTGGCTACTTTGGCAGTGATGTCAAAGTGGCCTACCAGCTGGCCACACGGCTGCTGGCTCACGAGAGTGCCCAGAGAGGCTTTGGGCTGTCTGCCACACAGGATGTGCACTTCACTGAG AATCTGCTGCGAGTGGGCAGTGCCCTTCTGGATGCAGCCAACAAGCGGCACTGGGAACTGATACAGCAAACGGAGGGCGGCACCGCCTGGCTGCTCCAGCACTACGAGGCCTACGCCAGCGCCCTGGCCCAGAATATGCGGCACACCTATCTAAGCCCCTTCACCATTGTCACGCCCAACATTG TCATCTCTGTAGTGCGCTTGGACAAGGGGAACTTTGCTGGGGCCAAGCTGCCCCGCTATGAAGCACTGCGAGGAGAGCGGCCCCCAGACCTAGAGACGACAGTCATTCTACCCGAGTCTGTCTTCAGAG AGATGACCCCTGTGGTCAGGCCCGCTGGTCCTGGGGAGGCCCAGGAACCTGAGGAGCTGGCACGGCGGCAGCGGCGGCACCCGGAGCTGAGCCAGGGAGAGGCTGTGGCCAGCGTCATCATCTACCGCACCCTGGCTGGGCTACTGCCCCACAACTACGACCCAGACAAGCGCAGTCTGAG AGTCCCCAAGCGTCCAGTCATCAACACCCCTGTGGTGAGCATCAGCGTCCATGATGATGAGGAGCTCCTGCCTCGCGCCCTGGACAAGCCAGTCACTGTGCAGTTCCGGCTGCTGGAGACCGAGGAGCGGACCAAGCCCATCTGTGTCTTCTGGAACCACTCTATCCT GGTCAGTGGCACGGGTGGCTGGTCAGCCCGAGGCTGTGAGGTTGTCTTCCGCAACGAGAGCCATGTCAGCTGCCAGTGCAACCACATGACGAGCTTCGCTGTGCTCATGGACGTGTCCCGGCGGGAG AATGGAGAGATCCTGCCACTGAAGACATTGACATACGTGGCCCTAGGGGTCACCTTGGCTGCCCTGCTGCTCACCTTCCTCTTCCTCACCCTTCTTCGTGCCCTGCGCTCCAATCAGCATGGCATCCGACGCAACCTGACAGCTGCCCTGGGCCTGGCTCAGCTGGTCTTCCTCCTGGGAATCAACCAGGCTGACCTGCCT TTTGCTTGCACAGTCATTGCCATCCTGCTGCACTTCCTGTACCTCTGCACCTTTTCCTGGGCTCTGCTGGAGGCCTTGCACCTGTACCGGGCACTCACAGAGGTCCGTGACGTCAATGCCGGCCCCATGCGCTTCTACTACATGCTGGGCTGGGGCGTGCCTGCCTTCATCACAG GCCTAGCTGTGGGCTTGGACCCTGAAGGATATGGAAACCCTGACTTCTGCTGGCTCTCCATCTATGACACGCTCATCTGGAGTTTCGCTGGTCCTGTGGCATTTGCAGTCTCG ATGAGTGTCTTCCTGTACATCCTGGCAGCCCGGGCCTCCTGTGCTGCCCAGCGGCAGGGCTTCGAGAAGAAAGGCCCTGT CTCTGGCCTGCAGCCTTCCTTTGCTGTCCTCCTGCTGCTGAGTGCCTCGTGGCTGCTGGCACTGCTCTCTGTCAACAGTGACACCCTTCTCTTCCACTACCTCTTTGCTGCCTGCAATTGTGTCCAG GGCCCTTTCATCTTCCTCTCCTACGTGGTGCTTAGCAAGGAGGTCCGGAAAGCACTCAAGTTTGCCTGCAGCCGCAAACCCAGCCCTGACCCTGCTCTGACCACCAAGTCCACCCTGACCTCG TCCTACAACTGCCCCAGCCCCTATGCAGACGGGAGACTGTACCAGCCCTATGGAGACTCAGCTGGCTCCCTGCACAGTGCCAGCCGCTCAGGCAAGAGCCAGCCCAGCTACATCCCCTTCTTGCTGAG GGAAGAATCCACCCTGAACCCTGGTCAAGTGCCCCCAGGCATGGGGGACCCAGGCGGCCTCTTCCTGGAAGGTCAAGACCAGCAGCACG ATGGGGGCCCAGGGCCTGGGAAGGCCCCCTGGCCAGGAGACTTTGGAACCACAGCAAAGGAGAGCAGTGGCAGTGGGGCCCCTGAGGAACGGCCACGGGAAAATGGAGATGCCCTGTCTCGGGATGTGTCCTTGGGCTCCCTTCCAGGCTCTTCTGCCCAGCCTCACAAAG GCATCCTCAAGAAGAAGTGTCTTCCCACCATCAGTGAGAAGAGCAGCCTCCTGAGGCTTCCCCTGGAGCACGGCACGGGCTCTTCTCGGGGTTCTTCAGCCAGCGAAGGCAGCCGGGGTGGGCTCCCTCCCCGCCCACCTCCCCGGCAGAGTCTGCAGGAACAGCTGAACGGTGTAATGCCCATCGCCATGAGCATCAAGGCAGGCACGGTGGATGAGGACTCTTCAGGCTCCGA CAGCGACGAAACGTCCATCTGA